Within the Astyanax mexicanus isolate ESR-SI-001 chromosome 9, AstMex3_surface, whole genome shotgun sequence genome, the region GGTGCATACCCTACCATTAGATTTACCTGATGATCGCAAGTCTCCAGCAACAGCTGATGTGTCACTGAAGCTGTCTCCCACCACTTCATTCACACCACTGAAGCTTATGCAGCATACAGCCTCTTTTGAGTCAATGCCTGAGTCATCCTGGCAAGTAAACACAGAGATAATGTATCATCTCATTCCCGATGCTAAATATAAAAGGTGATGCATTCAGTTAGAGcagaaaataagtaaattaaataataatacaaaataaattaaactattgttgtgacACTGACACAGTTAAAGACCTCTACATTTGGTAGAGTTAGGTGGCTAAACATGTGATACCCAGAAGAACAAAAATAAAGGATCCAAAACACCCAGTGCACAAAAGCACAGTGTCAGATTTACGCTCACATTCCGAAACTGTAAAGAAGGCCAAGGCATTTTTTTGGATCTCTGGCAAGCACAAGCAGAGGTCGTTGGCAAAATTGCATAATTCATGATACATAATCTAAACTTCAAGTCACACAGAAACTAAATGAGAACTTACACTGTAAATTAAGGAAAATGTTAGCCTAAATATTCTAGAAAGGACAACTTACCTCAGCAAGCGAAGAGTCAGACAAGCTCCTCTTGAGCCACATGTTCTCAGTGAGAGGCTGAACTTTCAATAACTTCAGTTCATCATCTCTAGCCTTAACAGATTTTACACATAGTAAGTCAGCCTTGCAACTTAATATTATTTAAGGGCATGTGGTAATTGTGAAGTTATCTCCTCAGTTAACATCTTTAGACAATTAAAACTGGTTGTTTTATTTTTGAAGAACACAAAACCCCACCTGGCGGATACGTGATGCCTCCTTTGTACTGGGAGTCACAGTCGCATTGAGCTGCTGCTGCATATTGTGCACTAAGTTGGAGAGTGTGCGTGCAGAGGGCGTGGAAAGGACTGGGCTGCTCTCCGGTGTGGGAGTCTTAAAGCGCTCCAAACGAGAGTTAAATTCACCATCACCTTAAAACAAACAGCAAATATATAGAGAACGTTTTATAGgtgttattttgtgttgttttgtctttcaacATCTCTAAAATGCTTTTGTGTCCTAATTCACAACTGCTCTAAAGCCATGTGCAAGGTTTTCCcacaagtttatttttttaaagcaacatcTGTGCAGAATCCAAATGTAGAATATTGCAGACTTTAAACACTATAAACTCTCACCAATGTGACAAACATCTCGGAGTATGCTGGTGGAGGGACTATCTGTCCCCGGGTCTGACATACAGCGCTGGACCTGTGAAGCCCCACCTTTTCACACAAaaataaactcttattttttaattacagttgtgACACATACACTGTCAGAACCTaacaagaaaaacaaatgaaggtGTGTTGTACAAGATTTCTCTCACCATCTCGTCTCTGTGTGAGCTGCTGTACTCTAAGACGAACAGAGGCTAAAGCGGGAGTGTCTGGCTTCACCTCTAACTCAAATCGGCGTGATCTTGAAGGAGATCCTGCCAGTGGTTTCTGATTTTCTACTCCATCTGCAGCCAAGCGCCTCCTCTTCAGCACGCTTTCAAGCTCTGTAATATTGACACAAACACTTAATAATACAGTATTCTTAAATAACATGAATCATTTTGCAAAATGTGACTACAGTGCTTAAAttttaactgatttaaaaaaatgtatgcaaaaacTTTCAAAAATCATATAGCCGGAAATGATATAGCAGACATGCCTTGCAGTGTCAAATACACCTACCATTAGGGACGGACACATTTTCTTCCAGTggatctctctgtcttttttggTTTTGGTCTGGCTGACCGTTCTTTTCCATTTTCTTACTGGAAACAAGCAGAAGAACGATCAGGTTTCTAGGACTTTTCCTTTTCCAATATCTTCCATTAATTCCGTGCATGACAACATGCACACAATAAGTGTATTAAAAGCTTATCTATGTATGTTGGTTTTGAACACATGGACACAAATGTAGGAACctgtaattttatatttttccatgacaaaaaaaaaactctttttttccaagtttatatatatatatatatatatatatatatatatatatatttagtataaataatatttagtaaATTTTTGCTATCCTGCTGTGTCATTGTATTgtatgctaaaaaaataaaaaagtatatgataataataaaaatattcttgaaagcagttcattttgtatttgtttcgCTCTTTACTAagtatgctttattttatttgcagtttaCGTGCAAGCATTAAATACTCTGCATTTTTAATCATCTttatttttcttccatttttcattttgttacactattattactattattattttacacaaaataaggatcttggtaagttactgttttcaAAATGAACAAACATTTATAGATTTTAGTTTTTACTGCATGTATGGAACTGTTATATTGtttatacttaataaaaaaaatcttatttgttgcagtagtatattcttgaaattaaaaaaaatactttttacttttatccctgtttgtttattcacATATTTTTCATCATTGTATTAgttgtgttttatgtttaaaaagtAAACTAATAAATCAGGCAGCACCACAAACATGTATATTGTGTCTTAACTAACAACTAGGGgtaggcaatatggccctaaaataaaatcataatatttcatggtatttttgcgataatcatacttttggcgatatgacaaaacactgaattaaaaacatatatatttcaagaatacactaccgcaacaaaatgaaaattatattttattattgcatacgatataatatggcacacccctaactgagatattaaaaaaattcaagcattttattacattacattacatttggcagacgcttttgtccaaagcgacttacaatagtcaagtacaatgtaaaataagtttaaaggtaaaaacaactttggatagggataaaggaggtcaaaggggaataataggatagaggagtgaaggaggattATTGACActgtcaataatccagaatgtcatgatactaataatacccTCCAAAcatatccatatatccaggactgaagcaAAATGAATGATATTTTAGGGTCTCGTTCACAATATTTATAAATGTTGGCGATGTTATtgagtatgatacgatatggcacacccctactagcaACTATtccaaaaccaccaggctaaagaactccttcttccccactgctaccagacttttgaacctacctcagaaataaccattcacattactctctacacgtttacatgctaggacatttctcagaggcacatgctcactttactttgcaaaattttataattgcactactgaaccttttgcacttttttcatattccactgctgtagataacatgtacttacttgtaaataatatccataccccattactgttttcatgtatatatttccatcatggatgtaaatttaacaccaatttaatatttatattttgttagtttattctttctttattgtatattttctatttttatctttatgcggcatacttggcgaggggcaaagaaagaatttcattgtacgaggtaacttgtttcttactgtgcacatgacaatgaactctttgaatcttgaatctctacctcatgaagacactaagaaAATATcaggagtgtgcagatctgtcctcaaagataaatgtggaagAATCTAATGTATAAAATAATTCTTGTGTAACACGTCTTGTATACATAATAACCCATGTGTTCCTAaatagctttaatacagtcttaAATATTAAGTTTACAAtttgaaaaaaatcataaaaagaaagaaaagtgagtgaatgagaagatgtgtgtcTAAAACTAAAAACCTGTACTGTAACCTATAGCTAGACAggttatacatataaatatagacaAACAAATTAAACCAGCTTGAAGCTCCAAATAACCCGTGTATTGGTTTTATATAGTTTAGTTACaaatataaatgaatattaaCGCTTTAATTTcagttaattttcccaaaatagCTTACAGTGCTGTCAACTGTCCGCCAGATTTGTCAGTTACTCCGCTGGGAGTGTTTACCTGCgcttagctaacaggctaacaggctAGCTAAGCTATCTAAACAACAGACTTTTAGACATATGAGCGTTACAGACAGCACAATATGAACCTACACAGAATGTATTAGTGTTAACAGTAGCTTTACTGAAGCCTGGTAAAGAGTAAAGCGAGTTTATCCGCTTCTTACCTCAGTAAAATCAGCGTCTGTTTTCACGAAGCTCCTTCAAACTTTTGAATTTCAGCGCCTTTAGTGCATGCGCAGTGCGCAGCGCTGCAGCCACACCAAAGAGTCTGTTAGAGAGGAGACTGCCCACTGTCTTTTCTTACCGGGATAGAAACCCTGGGATCATATGGAGCTTTTGAGCAAAAgttaaaatttgtttttaaatgtttgataatttTAGTAGTATTATTTATAACAGCGTTTTATGCCTGCTCTTGAAAAGGAATTTCAAATGCCATTTTGTACATATTTTGTTCTCAAAATATTATAAGTTTATTCTTGCAGCATTCGTCATGCTTCTTAAACTGGCAACCCAATCTCGTAATATTGCGACTttatttactattactattattatttactattatatagtatatatttatttctgtattgttactttttactttgtttttatattattttatacaattgCTGCTTTgcttttatacaattttatacaATTGCTGTTTTAGAATCTGTATCTTCACAATCCTGGTTTTTGATTTTATGtccttttttccaattttagaaatacactttcttttactttttggAAGAAAATCCTGAACacgtaattattttaatttgagtttttagccgtTTAACTCCATTCACTCCTGTGTATTGAGGACTCACTCGCGGGATCCCTCTAGTGGATCAGCACGTCCTCTAGAGGCTAGTACAAAAGTGACTAACAGTGAGTGGTGAGCTGCCCAAACATTTGCAAGTACTGGCCACATGTGTACTTTTATTAATttctattagaaaaaaaataacatttggtTAACCACTTTACTTACCTACATAGAGTATGTTTTCACCCGAATAACTAGCGTTTTAAACACCTTACCattaaaaacaaacttaaactaTCTGAAACTATCAGCAAAAACTAGTCTTtagcttttattatattttatcagGGTTATGTCTTTCTTATCAATTGCAAGAAATAAGCTTAATGTGGCCAGTGCACATTTGGACACCTTACAGCATCCATACAGGATTTGCTTGCATTTTCTGGAATCAGTTTATACAATAACCTTTTAACATTTAACAGCTTTAAATCTGTTAAATGTTCCCAATTACTATTGGTATCATGCCTGAGGCCTAATTTGCTGAAAACGTAGGGTTTCAAAACTTTTGCACAGCCCATGCTGATGactaacattatttatttttatgtcatgCAATTTGTTTATTTGTGCCACTTCACCAAGGGTGCACTCATTTTTGCATGATACCGTGCCATTATACATATGATCTTTCATAAGTGAAATTTGTCAGGGTTATGCTATATTCTACAtcctaatataaaataaaaatgcaaaacatattttttttagattgagtgaagtaaAGGTGTTGTTTTAGATAAATAGGTAAACTGAGTTGGATAATACTAGCAAAGGGTAATTGAGAAGATATGAATGTAATAATCTCAGAAGCAAAACACAGCAAttcaaataacaataaaaagaaagagagaccacTGCATAATTAATAGGATGttggaaaaaaatctttaatacacAGAAAGGCAAATTTTGCATGAATAAGTCAAAAGAGTTCAAACTAGTTAAATGTTGACAGACTGAACAGAGAAATGATACCATAACATTAACTGTTCACATCTCTAGTTTAGAAACAATATCATAACAAATTACttcattaaaatatatagatTATTCTCATTCTGTGTTATATGTATTACATTacatgaattatttatttaaaaaaaaagtcatttcctTGTAAAATCATAAATAACAGGAAAAAGACTTTAAACTAATAGAAAATACAAGGAAATGTGAACTTCACAGCATAAATCATGACCTGTACCACTAAAGCTGATAAGAACTACGAACACTATTAAATTAGCAACAGATGATGAGCATTTTGTTAAACCAATGTCATTGGATACAGTATCACATAGTAAACTTCCACTAAAGTGCAAAGTGAAAACCACGTCTTAGGAAAGGTCCAGTGAAGTAAACAGGTTCAGGTTGCTGGATTAAAAACACGTTAAGGAGGCCCACTTTAAAATTATTCGGACCATGTAAACGGACACtcacaaattaaacatacacaagGAAATATAACATCTAGCTTtaggaaatgttttttaaaaaatatctcaTCACTAAAACGAATTAAACAAAGCATTAGACTACTAGCTGTGCACCACAATAAAATAATCTTTTTGTAGGCAAACGAATCCAGTACCTTTTTAATCCATTTGAGTTTGCATAAGGAATGTGTTTAAGAAGGAGCAATAATGGCCTCAATTATACACAGAAAACATATGATAGGCTGATATTTGTAATACAACAGCAACCTTAATGCTCACAGTTAAACATTAAACTATACTCTGATAAAagacaaaatacagaatacagtacaTCAATAAACTACTAGAAAACATATGGAGGCAGAGAAGCTAGACAGTCAGGATTATTCTAACTGCACTAATTATTACGAGATGATTTGTTTAGACtggagttaaaataaactacAGTGACTGTAATATCGTCTCGATACATGCGTGCCAGGTCGTCTGGCAATGCGAGCATGACAGAAAGCCTTTCCTGATCCATCTCTCCGTACTCGTTGGTACCGAGCGCATGACGAATCAGGTGAGTGGCTGCATTCAAGTCAATGGCCGGTGTTGCTCGGGCCTGCCTCCGCAGCAACAGCTGGTGCATCTGTCCCAGACTGAGTTGTCGTTGGCTAGCAGAGACTGGGGCCTGCAAGTGGACACCCGTCAAGTGCTCTGCCACCAGCCTGACCGCCTCCTCGCTGTCCAGTTCATCCCACAAACCATCTGATGCTAGGATCAGGAAACGATCTTGTGGACGCAGGCGGTGATAGGTAACCTCTGGTGTGGCCTCTAGGTAAGGTGGAGTGAGATAGTTGGGTGGAGCGTATTGATAGATGTTCAGGGCCTCCAAATCACAGCCTCCGTTCTCCAGCACGCTCTGCTGGAGCTCTCGACTCCACTTGAAGCGAACGTCCCCAAAACCACGCAGAGGCATGAGCACCCCCAGCAGCCTCTCATCTACAATGACCGTCTGGTTCTCACTCGCTGGATGCTGTGAACGTACCCGCTCTAGTTCAGCTGTGTTGGCAGCATTGTGGTCCAAGGAAAGAGGCAGAGCACTCCAGCTTCCATCATTCTCCTGCACTCCCAGCACAGCACGGCAATCTCCAGCATTGGCCACAAATATGCCCTCACTCCCCACATGAGCAACACAGGCTGTGCAGCCAGCAAAAGCAGCCTGAACAGCTGTGGTACGCATAAGATCACTCGCCTGCGGGACCTGTGCCTCCAGGGAGAGGTCAGAGTCCAAACGCTGGAAAGCGTAGCTAAGAGCCTCATCAGGGCTCATTCCATCACCATGTTCTTCACTCGCTAACAGCTCCTGCCAGTAAACTCGCAGGTGGTTAATATATAGAGCAGCAGATTCACGGTAATTGTAGTCATTGTGGTGCTTGTACCACTGCAGAATTGGGGGCACAGGTCGTAGGGTCTCCATGGCAGCCTCCAGGTCCTCCAGACCAGACTCTGACATCATCGCTACAGCCACGTAATACGGCAGCCTCTCGCTGACGACCTGAGCACATGCATGTCCACCGTGACCGTCATAAACACCAAAGAGCATCCCCCGGGTTTGCAAGCATGTGGCCGTGCTGCGTCTGTCCTCCAGAGGAGAATTGGCAGCAAACTGATTACTCTCAAACTTCAGCACAGGGCTGGGACCACCACGTCTGTCAAACTCTGGAATACGGACCGACTGCTCATTAGCACGCAGTAGTCCATCAATCTGCAGTCTGCCCAACTGAAATTCCAGTTTATGCACAGGAGAAGAGAGTCCTTGTACTCTGACTTGGTTGGAGTCACCATCTGATCTCCTACCACGAGAGGAGCAGGCCCGGGAGTGTAAGACGTTAAGACTGAAGGATGAAGCAGAAAGAGCGTACAAGCCAGGTGTGAAAGAGGTGGACAGACGACTACTTCCTACATGGCACAGGAGCCTTGTGCACATGTTAGCTGACATCACGGGCTGAGTTTACAGACGACAAGCCTGAAGTTCCTACATTTGGAAAttctggaaacacacacacaaaggagcAGGAACAAAGAATTAGAGGGAATTCTTTCAATCATTGTAGAGTCAGTGGCAAACAAAATTATTAATATAGGCATATGCACTATTTATTTGGAATCAGGGCCCAGTTtccccaaaagcatcttagcattaagaacatcttaacatggagaTAGAGTGCTCAGTGTGTAGCTCACTCAACCATGTAAAATCAAATTGGTGTTAAGAACCTTTTGTTTCATTTTCTACATGGATGTCACTGCTTCACATACATAAAACCAAAAAACAACTTTCCAGGAGACTACTAAAATcctattttattatttcaacCTAATTTGAACAGAAGTAAATTAATTACAAGTATTCCAAGCATTAcaaataacatacatacatagctCTAACTTTGCTCCTGCGTGAAACAAGAGAGCAGGTTAACTAGCTAGATATATTCTCTTACCACATAACACAGGCTGTCTAGTCACTGACTAACATTAAGCTCCTGCTGTAGTTATAATTTAAACCTATTGATGTCTTCCATCCTTCAGGTTTATCTTTAATCACTGCACAGAACTCACAAGCTAACTTCAAAAGCAAGATCCAGCGTGGAGCACTGCATTACCAACTAGGCTACTAACTATCTACTTTTGGTTAGTATGAACAATGAATAAGCTAACCAAACTACTGAAAAAGTACCAAACACGTTGTCTATAGTTAACTAGTGTGTATTTTGCTTAGTCAGCTAAcctcgctaaagttagctagccagCTCCAGATGCTACAGTACTCTACGCTTTACATGT harbors:
- the pdp2 gene encoding pyruvate dehydrogenase [acetyl-transferring]-phosphatase 2, mitochondrial, coding for MSANMCTRLLCHVGSSRLSTSFTPGLYALSASSFSLNVLHSRACSSRGRRSDGDSNQVRVQGLSSPVHKLEFQLGRLQIDGLLRANEQSVRIPEFDRRGGPSPVLKFESNQFAANSPLEDRRSTATCLQTRGMLFGVYDGHGGHACAQVVSERLPYYVAVAMMSESGLEDLEAAMETLRPVPPILQWYKHHNDYNYRESAALYINHLRVYWQELLASEEHGDGMSPDEALSYAFQRLDSDLSLEAQVPQASDLMRTTAVQAAFAGCTACVAHVGSEGIFVANAGDCRAVLGVQENDGSWSALPLSLDHNAANTAELERVRSQHPASENQTVIVDERLLGVLMPLRGFGDVRFKWSRELQQSVLENGGCDLEALNIYQYAPPNYLTPPYLEATPEVTYHRLRPQDRFLILASDGLWDELDSEEAVRLVAEHLTGVHLQAPVSASQRQLSLGQMHQLLLRRQARATPAIDLNAATHLIRHALGTNEYGEMDQERLSVMLALPDDLARMYRDDITVTVVYFNSSLNKSSRNN